One Vigna unguiculata cultivar IT97K-499-35 chromosome 11, ASM411807v1, whole genome shotgun sequence DNA window includes the following coding sequences:
- the LOC114168850 gene encoding protein CASPARIAN STRIP INTEGRITY FACTOR 1, giving the protein MGTLMLLKNFTLLFLLISASLLSPSFAGRRSKDIKNFTKDVNAIQEGTPRKALNKEEVRNIHERLLRANTKDYGRYDPSPSLSKPPFKLIPN; this is encoded by the exons atgggTACTCTCATGCTTCTCAAAAACTTCACCCTCCTCTTTCTCCTAATCTCTGCATCACTTCTATCACCATCTTTTGCAG GTAGAAGATCCAAGGATATCAAGAACTTCACGAAAGATGTGAATGCAATTCAAGag GGAACACCAAGGAAAGCACTGAATAAAGAAGAAGTAAGAAACATCCATGAAAGGCTTCTTAGGGCTAACACAAAAGACTATGGAAGATATGATCCATCACCATCTCTTTCAAAGCCTCCTTTCAAGCTCATACCCAATTAA
- the LOC114169108 gene encoding late embryogenesis abundant protein, with product MAQQVELRDEHGNPVKLTDAYGNPVWLTDEKGNPVHLTGVATVADHTPQHIPLHSNSTSTSFSFEDNRTKEKCAAEGEGEMKEHSHSKASLKEKLEEEEEEKLEASLKEKLEEEEEKLEALLREKLEEELEEEKKEYSRMKTSPKEIKLEDDEEKKKRTEDSDSRSYRNSDDGNIDEHRSTKKGIIEMIKERLPGQGNY from the exons ATGGCACAACAAGTGGAACTGAGAGATGAACATGGAAACCCTGTGAAACTCACAGATGCATATGGAAACCCTGTGTGGTTAACAGATGAGAAAGGTAACCCAGTGCACCTTACTGGTGTGGCAACCGTTGCAGATCACACTCCTCAACACATTCCTCTTCATTCCAACTCTACTTCAACCTCATTTTCT TTTGAGGATAATAGAACAAAAGAGAAGTGTGCAGCAGAAGGTGAAGGAGAGATGAAGGAACATTCACACAGCAAAGCATCACTAAAGGAGAagttagaagaagaagaagaagaaaagttagAAGCATCACTGAAAGAGAagttagaagaagaagaagagaagttAGAAGCATTACTAAGAGAGAAGTTAGAAGAAGAATTAgaggaagagaaaaaagagTATTCACGCATGAAAACATCACCAAAAGAGATTAAGTTAGAAGACgatgaagagaagaagaagaggacaGAAGATTCAGACAGCAGAAGTTATAGAAATAGTGATGATGGTAACATTGATGAACACAGAAGCACAAAAAAAGGGATAATAGAAATGATCAAAGAAAGATTGCCAGGTCAAGGAAACTATTAA
- the LOC114169567 gene encoding uncharacterized protein LOC114169567 — protein sequence MGAVCCVAAKDKTLQSASPSDIIHRNIRYSPTWNFRWDHRGRVAGEDTAVTWFSNGISRNDGLENKNELSYASDDGSPLQNNQRNRCQKSAVSEGTARNLINSPSDQTLLRNVSTNVSMEQAKGSAESSTCPDPTKPLHSLPSTSSSISPQPYDSHPFPSSSTTSRWSCHSTGEQVSYQVSDSQTLGYKTPGNSYVSEERPVLPSWSNESGMHSHGGSSGNWSRSGFSELTGSSFKDRWSFDSETFGFNCERLVRSSSRFSNSPVDLQTCGVCSKLLTEKSSLGTQKIIASNDLSVVSVLICGHVYHAECLECLTPEVNKYDPLCPVCTFGEKYTLKLSEKALKAEMDLKAKNKKSRNRIVDSDIDDNSVVHEHFREKWRQASKGLRIDSSSSGRSSNGKPFLKRHFSFGSRSSKSMLDNQSSRKKGFFWAKSSRE from the exons ATGGGTGCCGTTTGTTGTGTTGCTGCCAAAGACAAAACTTTACAAAGTGCATCACCCAGTGACATCATACATCGGAATATTCGATATTCTCCAACTTGGAACTTTCGGTGGGATCATCGAGGGCGTGTAGCTGGTGAAGATACTGCAGTAACTTGGTTTTCTAATGGTATTAGCAGGAATGATGGACTGGAGAATAAAAATGAACTCTCGTATGCATCGGACGATGGAAGCCCGTTGCAGAATAATCAAAGGAATAGATGCCAAAAATCCGCAGTCTCAGAAGGAACTGCTAGGAACCTGATAAATTCACCTTCag ATCAAACTCTTTTAAGAAATGTCTCAACAAATGTGAGCATGGAACAG GCAAAGGGGTCGGCAGAATCATCAACATGCCCGGATCCCACAAAACCTCTACATTCATTGCCTTCTACTTCTTCATCAATATCACCTCAGCCATACGATAGTCACCCATTCCCATCCAGCTCAACCACTTCAAGGTGGTCTTGCCATTCCACAGGAGAGCAAGTATCTTATCAAGTTTCTGATAGCCAAACCTTGGGATATAAGACACCTGGCAACTCTTATGTATCTGAAGAGAGGCCAGTGTTGCCTTCATGGAGCAATGAATCTGGTATGCACTCCCATGGCGGGTCTTCAGGTAATTGGTCTAGGTCTGGTTTTTCTGAGCTGACAGGCAGTTCCTTCAAAGATAGATGGTCATTTGATAGTGAGACATTTGGTTTTAATTGTGAAAGGCTGGTTAGATCCAGTAGTCGGTTTTCAAATTCTCCAGTTGATTTACAAACATGTGGTGTTTGCTCAAAACTTTTAACTGAGAAGTCTTCTTTGGGCACCCAAAAGATAATTGCAAGTAATGACCTTTCTGTAGTTTCTGTCCTTATCTGTGGACATGTTTATCATGCTGAATGTTTGGAGTGTTTGACACCTGAAGTCAACAAGTATGATCCACTTTGTCCAGTTTGCACTTTTGGTGAGAAATATACTCTTAAATTGTCTGAAAAAGCTCTGAAAGCTGAAATGGATTTGAAggctaaaaataagaaatcaaGAAACCGAATTGTGGACAGTGATATTGACGATAATTCTGTTGTGCATGAACACTTTAGAGAAAAATGGCGTCAAGCTAGTAAAGGTCTTAGAATTGATTCTAGTTCTAGTGGGAGAAGCTCTAATGGGAAACCTTTTCTTAAGAGACATTTCTCATTTGGCTCAAGGAGTTCCAAATCCATGTTAGATAATCAGTCAAGCCGGAAGAAAGGCTTCTTTTGGGCAAAATCTAGCAGGGAATAA